CAAGACATAACGTTATCGACTTAGTTGGTAACACCCCATTGATCgcactgaaaaaattgccTAAGGCTTTGGGTATCAAACCACAAATTTATGCTAAGCTGGAACTATACAATCCAGGTGGTTCCATCAAAGACAGAATTGCCAAGTCTATGGTGGAAGAAGCTGAAGCTTCCGGTAGAATTCATCCTTCCAGATCTACTCTGATCGAACCTACTTCTGGTAACACCGGTATCGGTCTAGCTTTAATCGGCGCCATCAAAGGTTACAGAACTATCATCACCTTGCCGGAAAAAATGTCTAACGAGAAAGTTTCTGTCCTAAAGGCTCTGGGTGCTGAAATCATCAGAACTCCAACTGCTGCTGCCTGGGATTCTCCAGAATCACATATTGGTGTTGCTAAGAAGTTGGAAAAAGAGATTCCTGGTGCTGTTATACTTGACCAATATAACAATATGATGAACCCAGAAGCTCATTACTTTGGTACTGGTCGCGAAATCCAAAGACAGCTAGAAGACTTGAATTTATTTGATAATCTACGcgctgttgttgctggtGCTGGTACTGGTGGGACTATTAGCGGTATTTCCAAGTACTTGAAAGAACAGAATGATAAGATCCAAATCGTTGGTGCTGACCCATTCGGTTCAATTTTAGCCCAACCTGAAAACTTGAATAAGACTGATATCACTGACTACAAAGTTGAGGGTATTGGTTATGATTTTGTTCCTCAGGTTTTGGACAGAAAATTAATTGATGTTTGGTATAAGACAGACGACAAGCCTTCTTTCAAATACGCCAGACAATTGATTTCTAACGAAGGTGTCTTGGTGGGTGGTTCTTCCGGTTCTGCCTTCACTGCGGTTGTGAAATACTGTGAAGACCACCCTGAACTGACTGAAGATGATGTCATTGTTGCCATATTCCCAGATTCCATCAGGTCGTACCTAACCAAATTCGTCGATGACGAATGgttgaaaaagaacaatttgTGGGATGATGACGTGTTGGCCCGTTTTGACTCTTCAAAGCTGGAGGCTTCGACGACAAAATACGCTGATGTGTTTGGTAACGCTACTGTAAAGGATCTTCACTTGAAACCGGTTGTTTCCGTTAAGGAAACCGCTAAGGTCACTGATGTTATCAAGATATTAAAAGACAATGGCTTTGACCAATTGCCTGTGTTGACTGAAGACGGCAAGTTGTCTGGTTTAGTTACTCTCTCTGAGCTTCTAAGAAAACTATCAATCAATAATTCAAACAACGACAACACTATAAAGGGTAAATACTTGGActtcaagaaattaaacaatTTCAATGATGTTTCCTCTTACAACGAAAATAAATCCGGTAAGAAGAAGTTTATTAAATTCGATGAAAACTCAAAGCTATCTGACTTGAATcgtttctttgaaaaaaactcaTCTGCCGTTATCACTGATGGCTTGAAACCAATCCATATCGTTACTAAGATGGATTTACTGAGCTACTTAGCATAAATAAGAACCCACGCTTCAAATAAAAGCAAACATAGAAGCAAAATCCGTCATTCCTTTCCTATTCAATTGCACCGTTCTCTTTATATAACTACTTAATTAAATAGCGCCTATACGAAGCAGCATTgttctattatttttacaaattcCTTATCATGCATGCATCACATCAGTGTTTGAATCTGTTAACTTTTCACTTTATTGCTCTTACCCGActctgaagaaaaacaaaaaaacagcGACATGTTGGAAAGGTCGGGCAGTAAAGCAGAATTTCAGAAATACTAGTACGATTGTTTGAGGTCTTGCGAAACCGTGCATTCATAATAGCACCTTTTTCAGTCGCTCATCCGGTCGTCCTATCTGTAAACGTCACTGTCAAACACGTTGCATTGATTagattttattattttatatatagGTATATTTAGAAAACTCACAACTGGAGAAGACGAAGAACGAAGAacgaaggaaaaaaattgatgacaGATcccagaagaagaacaggCCGTCATTTCTTGACACCGGAGAATTTATCCTCTACATTACAAATCACAAACTTACCTCCAGAATGGAACCAAGATATAATTACTTCGGTCGTGGCCGGTTCTGGTCCAGTTATAGATATAAAAGCTAAGAATGACCCGAGAACTGGTAAACTAACCGGTGTACTGTTCGATTATTTGACTAGTAAAGATTGTAAACGCGCTTgggaaattttaaatagaattgaaaactttCCCGTAAAGATAGAGCAAATAATCCCACCAAATTATAAGGACCATCTTAGAGAAACagcaaataaaaattctcAAAAGCAGGTATTACAACTTAATAGAGATTCGTACCCCTTCGAGGCGGGTTTGGAGCTACCTTTCGAAATGGTGACAGAAGTCCCCATTCCTAGGCGACCACCGCCACCACAGGCTGCAAATAACACAAACTCTGTATCAAATAACACAAACATTCAATTCCCCGACATACTAAGTAAAGCATCTAAACACTTGCCAAGTTTCCAAGATGGCTCGATTATTGCACCAGACAAAATTTCACAAAATTTAAGTAAAATTCCGCCGTTGCAACTTATTGAAATTAtatcaaatttgaaaatattatcaaaCCAAGAAAACATCCAAAAATCGCAATTAGAATCTTTCTTAGATACTAACAGTGATATCACAATATCAGTGACCCAAGCCCTACTAGAAATGGGATTTATAGACTACAGCGTGGTGACTAAAGTGTTGAAATCCCAAGTTGGCGAGGCCCCATCTTTGCTTTCGAGTAATAACACAAGTAATTCGAACACCCCCGTAAGCGTAATTAGAAATAACACTCCGTTGCATGTACCTTCTAATGAAGTCAGCAACAATCCTAACAATATGCCACTGAACGTAGCTATGCCAATGCCTATGTCGACACCACCATTTATCCCTTTACCTCTGCAACAACAACCGTTCGGTTTTGCGCCACCGGGCCCTTTCATGCCTCCAGCTCAAGGCCCCTCCATGGGACAGCCTGTGTTGGCAAATCAACTCGGCCAGGTCCAGCAACAAAATATAAGTTCTACAGAAGGACCCTCTAACGCGAATAAAGCGAATGACAGCGGCACCATTAATATGGCGAAACTGCAATTACTACCTGAAAACCAACAAGATATGATCAAACAAGTTCTTACTTTGACACCTGCCCAGATCCAAAGTTTACCAAGTGACCAGCAACTTATGGTGGAAAActttagaaaagaatatataatCTAAGTAATCAGAGCCATAGCGTATCAGAAAACCACACCTAATTAGATGGTTCTTGCATCTGTACCTCTTATCACTAAAAGCGGCACTAAACTTCCAACATTAAATGTTTGCCTtgttaaatatatatttttgcCTTGGTTTAAATTGGTCAAGACAGTCAATTGCCACACTTTTCTCATGCCGCATTCATTATTCGCGAAGTTTTCCACACAAAACTGTGAAAATGAACGGCGATGCCAGAAACGGCAAAACCTCAAATGTTAGATAACGTGGATCTCCGACACATGTGAATTTATAAGTAGGCATATGAAAATACAGATTCTTTCCACTGTGTTCCCTTTTATTCCCTTCTCATGTGAAGAGTTCACAccaaatcttcaaaatataaCTAATATAGTAGAGTTTGATTCAAAggacctttttttttgcctctTTGATTAgtttatcttcttttcttcattttatCCCCTAATTTTATACGTTAGTTCAACCTAACAATCCAGGATTTCATTAACAAGAAAGGTAAAAGTAACCTATCAAGgctattttgaaaaaaaaaattccgCCCTGAATATTTCGAGTGATTTTCTTAGTGACAaagctttttcttcatctgtAGATGTCCAGTTGTAAAACCACTTTGTCTGAAATGGTTGGTTCTGTGACAAAAGATAGGGGCACTATCAACGTCGAAGCCAGAACACGTTCGAGTAATGTAACTTTCAAACCACCTGTAACCCACGATATGGTGCGTTCGCTTTTCGATCcaactttgaagaaatctcTGCTGGAAAAATGCATCGCGCTAGCTATTATAtcgaattttttcatttgttaTTGGGTCTTCCAAAGGTTTGGCTTACAGTTTACCAAATACTTTTTTCTGGTACAGTATTTATTTTGGAGAATTGCTTATAATTTAGGTATTGGACTGGTTCTGCATTACCAGTCACATTATGAAACACTAACGAATTGTGCTAAAACTCATGCGATTTTCAGCAAAATACCACAGAATAAAGATGCTAATTCGAATTTCTCAACAAATTCCAATTCCTTttcagaaaaattttggaattttaTTAGGAAGTTCTGTCAATATGAGATTAGGTCTAAAATGCCAAAGGAGTATGATTTATTTGCCTATCCAGAAGAGATCAACGTCTGGTTGATATTTCGCCAGTTTGTCGATTTAATCTTGATGCAAGATTTTGTGACTTACATTATTTACGTTTACCTTTCTATTCCATATAGCTGGGTTCAAATCTTCAACTGGAGATCTTTGCTAGGTgttattttgattttatttaaCATCTGGGTCAAGTTAGATGCGCATCGCGTGGTTAAAGATTATGCTTGGTACTGGggtgatttcttctttttggaagaatcTGAATTGATTTTTGATGGTGTCTTCAACATCTCTCCACATCCAATGTATTCTATTGGTTATTTGGGTTATTATGGCCTATCATTGATTTGTAATGACTACAAGGTTCTTCTGGTGTCCGTATTTGGACATTATTCtcaatttttgtttctgaaaTACGTCGAAAATCCTCATATTGAAAGAACGTATGGTGATGGCACTGATTCCGATTCTCAAATGAATAGCAGAATTGATGACTTGATATCAAAAGAGAATTACGATTATTCAAGACCTCTAATTAACATGGGTCTTTCTTTTAACAACTTCAATAAGCTAAGATTTACTGACTATTTCACAATTGGTACCGTAGCGGCACTTATGTTAGGAACAATCATGAATGCTAGGTTTATCAATTTAAATTACCTCTTTATTACCGTTTTTGTAACAAAACTGGTTTCATGGTTATTTATCTCGACAATATTGTACAAGCAATCTCAGTCTAAATGGTTCACGAGATTGTTTTTGGAGAATGGTTACACACAAGTTTATTCCTATGAGCAATGGCAATTTATTTACAATTATTATTTGGTATTAACCTACACACTTATGATAATTCATACAGGGCTTCAAATTTGGAGTAATTTTTCCAACATAAACAACAGTCAATTAATTTTTGGTTTAATTCTTGTGGCTTTACAAACATGGTGTGATAAGGAAACGAGACTAGCAATCTCTGATTTTGGTTGGTTTTAtggtgattttttcttgagcAACTATATCTCAACTAGAAAGCTGACTTCCCAAGGTATCTACAGATATTTGAATCACCCAGAAGCGGTATTAGGCGTTGTTGGAGTTTGGGGTACTGTATTGATGACGAATTTTGCCGTTACAAATATTATCTTGGCTGTTTTATGGACATTGacaaattttattcttgtCAAGTTTATTGAAACACCTCATGTTAATAAGATATATGGTAAAACTAAACGAGTTAGTGGTGTTGGAAAAACTTTACTAGGCTTGAAACCTCTAAGACAAGTTTCAGATATTGTCAatagaattgaaaatattataatcAAATCATTAGTTGATGAAAGCAAGAACTCCAATGGTGGGGCAGAACTTTTGCCCAAAAATTATCAAGATAACAAAGAATGGAATATTTTAATTCAGGAAGCAATGGATAGCGTTGCAACAAGATTGAGTCCATACTGtgaattgaaaattgaaaacgaGCAGGTAGAAACCAATTTTGTCTTGCCTACTCCAGTAACtttgaattggaaaatgCCCATTGAACTTTATAACGGAGATGATTGGATTGGTTTGTATAAAGTCATTGATACAAGGGCAGATCGTGAAAAAACAAGAGTTGGATCAGGTGGTCATTGGAGTGCGACTTCTAAAGATTCATATATGAACCATGGATTAAGACATAAAGAATCTGTAACAGAAATAAAGGCGACTGAAAAGTACGTTCAAGGTAAAGTGACATTCGACACGTCTTTgctttattttgaaaatggtatCTACGAATTTAGGTATCATTCTGGTAACTCCCATAAGGTGTTATTGATTTCTACaccatttgaaatttcattgCCGGTACTAAATACCACGACACCTGAACTGTTTGAGAAGGATTTGACTGAGTTTTTGACGAAAGTCAACGTTTTGAAGGATGGTAAATTTCGTCCATTAGGAAATAAGTTCTTCGGGATGGACAGCTTGAAACAATTGATTAAGAACTCAATTGGCGTCGAACTTTCGTCTGAGTATATGAGGAGAGTCAATGGTGACGCTCACGTTATTTCGCATCGCGCTTGGGATATAAAACAAACGCTTGATAGTCTTGCttgagttttttttttttgagtatatatatttaaaaaGTACTAGGATTCAAGTTAACATTTTGAATAGAAGTAGTTATGTTGTTGTAATATAATGGAGCTACCATATATGCAGAATGACATTATAAATTATGATGTTGATGTACAATGCCTTTGTGCGCTTCTTTTAccatgaattttttcttaacctctttcacttttctttcCGACTAGGATAATCTCGTGTCTAAGTTTCCTGGTTCATTAAACAGCTTATCATTAAATCTCTATAACGGTTATATTGCTCCTTGCAACGATCAAGGCATTCCAAAAGATCTTCATCGTCACCATCATCCTTCCAAAAACCTACAATTTCCTCTCCATTTTTGATGAATGATACGACAGTGCCATTGGCCTCACCGGCACCTGCCATATCCACTAATTCGATGCCGGCATCAGCTAAGGCTAGCGTTATACTAGTGATACAATGTGGTATGAGAGATGATATTTGAGAAGACATCATTTTGCTTTGCGAATCGTCGTCCTGAGGATTATTTGTAAGATCCTTATCATACGTTAAATAAACGAAGATATCGATGCCGGACTTGGGGTAGCGAGATAGGTTTACTACTGAATTGAAAATGCCCATTAAAAAGCTGCTAACTTCCTTCAGTTCATTTGTGTTATATTTTTCCAGAAGACCGTTCTTTAACTGAATAGATATAGTACCTTGAGATGTGAAGGATCCTCTAATGGAGCGTGGTCCATAGACAGCGGTAATGAGCGATGTTTGGTGTCCTAAGCTTCTAGCTTCTACTAATGCAGATCCATTGCAGTTTTCGATGAAACCGGTATGTAGAGAAAGTTCCTGTTCACTTTCATTGCCTTTAGGTGTCAAATCtgttgatttcttttctggCACATGAGTAGTAGTGTTGCTAAACGCCATTGGCTTGGCAGCAGCAGGGCCTAATAACCTCCTTCTGTCTTGAACATTCATTTATTCTGATAACACCTTAATGTGAGTATGTTCCTACTTTTAAGTGGAGTATGTGCTAATCCTTAAAGGAAGTTTTCGTGGCTCAATCAAGCACAACGCCCAAGCTTTTATTTAGATATTCATTTCATATtactgaaattttttgagtATTTTCCAAGGCCTTGTAATCTTCCGTATCTAGCGATCTCATCTCAtcgtgaaaaaaaaaagagtaaGCCATTCGAAGAAAAGTTGGCAAATAGAGATGGTGAATGAAAGGTTTAAGAATGTATCCTATTTACTTACTAATGTACACAAAATATTATAGACCAAATTTTTCCtcaaaaatggaatatAGTAATTAACgtaaaaagagaaaaaattgaaattgaaattcatttcattttctcaTTAATCaaatgttttctttgaacCAGCGAAAGAAGCGGTATTTCTTGATCTGCCCAATGGAGCAGTATTAGCACCAGAACCAGATGGTCTGAAACCGCCACGGCCACCGCGAGCGCCACCACGACCACCGAATCCACGGTTACCGCCACGACCACCGCCACGACCACCAAAACCACGGCTACCGCCACGACCACCATCGTTGTTTGGTCTTGGAGAAGAGAAGTCTAATCTAACTGGTCTGTTGTCAATGTATTCACCTTGTAAAGCGTCTAGAGCCTTCTTGGCGTCCTCCATGTTGGAGAATTGAACATAACCGAAACCTTTTGGTTGTTCAGTTTCTGGATGTGTTGGGATACGGACGGAAACAACTTCACCGTGTTTAGCGAATAATTCGAAAATAGCGTCTCTGTCAGCATTGAAAGATAAGTTACCCAAGAACAAAGTGTCAGATGGTTCAGATGGGGTATCACCGAATTTCTTGGCACGATCGTTGTTACCAGCTGGCTTGCTTGTGGACATATCACAGTTGATTGGTCTACCATCAATTTCCTTACCTTGCATTTCTTGAATGGCCTTTTCAGCATAAgatttgttttcaaaatcaacgTAACCATAACCACGAGATCTATCGGTACCTCTTTCATAAATAACTCTGGCACCAATGACACCACCGATGTGTTCGAATTCCTTCTTCAACCATTCGTCATCAATAGACCACGATAGTCTACCAACGAAAATAGTAGCTGGTTCTTCggtttcttcatttttttgcttcttgTTGGAAGActcttcgtcttcttcttcttcggcGTCCTCAGATTTACGTTTCTTATCGTTAGACTCTTCCTTTTCGCTTTCGCTatcagaagatgaagatgaggatgaatcaGAGCTAGAAGATTCTTTTGATTCTTCCTTCTtggtttcttctttttcttcttcttcttcttcgtcgGAAGAAGAGtcagaggaagaggaagaggaatCCTTGGATTCTTCCTTCTTGGTTTCAGCTTCACTTTCGCTGTCagaagacgatgaagaagaggattCAGAATCagaggatgaagatgaagatgaagattcAGATTCAGACTCAGACTCAGATTCAGAT
This sequence is a window from Saccharomyces cerevisiae S288C chromosome VII, complete sequence. Protein-coding genes within it:
- the CYS4 gene encoding cystathionine beta-synthase CYS4 (Cystathionine beta-synthase; catalyzes synthesis of cystathionine from serine and homocysteine, the first committed step in cysteine biosynthesis; responsible for hydrogen sulfide generation; advances passage through START by promoting cell growth which requires catalytic activity, and reducing critical cell size independent of catalytic activity; mutations in human ortholog CBS cause homocystinuria; human CBS can complement yeast null mutant); amino-acid sequence: MTKSEQQADSRHNVIDLVGNTPLIALKKLPKALGIKPQIYAKLELYNPGGSIKDRIAKSMVEEAEASGRIHPSRSTLIEPTSGNTGIGLALIGAIKGYRTIITLPEKMSNEKVSVLKALGAEIIRTPTAAAWDSPESHIGVAKKLEKEIPGAVILDQYNNMMNPEAHYFGTGREIQRQLEDLNLFDNLRAVVAGAGTGGTISGISKYLKEQNDKIQIVGADPFGSILAQPENLNKTDITDYKVEGIGYDFVPQVLDRKLIDVWYKTDDKPSFKYARQLISNEGVLVGGSSGSAFTAVVKYCEDHPELTEDDVIVAIFPDSIRSYLTKFVDDEWLKKNNLWDDDVLARFDSSKLEASTTKYADVFGNATVKDLHLKPVVSVKETAKVTDVIKILKDNGFDQLPVLTEDGKLSGLVTLSELLRKLSINNSNNDNTIKGKYLDFKKLNNFNDVSSYNENKSGKKKFIKFDENSKLSDLNRFFEKNSSAVITDGLKPIHIVTKMDLLSYLA
- the PTI1 gene encoding cleavage polyadenylation factor subunit PTI1 (Essential component of CPF (cleavage and polyadenylation factor); involved in 3' end formation of snoRNA and mRNA; interacts directly with Pta1p; relocalizes to the cytosol in response to hypoxia; similar to mammalian Cleavage-Stimulation Factor CstF-64) → MTDPRRRTGRHFLTPENLSSTLQITNLPPEWNQDIITSVVAGSGPVIDIKAKNDPRTGKLTGVLFDYLTSKDCKRAWEILNRIENFPVKIEQIIPPNYKDHLRETANKNSQKQVLQLNRDSYPFEAGLELPFEMVTEVPIPRRPPPPQAANNTNSVSNNTNIQFPDILSKASKHLPSFQDGSIIAPDKISQNLSKIPPLQLIEIISNLKILSNQENIQKSQLESFLDTNSDITISVTQALLEMGFIDYSVVTKVLKSQVGEAPSLLSSNNTSNSNTPVSVIRNNTPLHVPSNEVSNNPNNMPLNVAMPMPMSTPPFIPLPLQQQPFGFAPPGPFMPPAQGPSMGQPVLANQLGQVQQQNISSTEGPSNANKANDSGTINMAKLQLLPENQQDMIKQVLTLTPAQIQSLPSDQQLMVENFRKEYII
- the CHO2 gene encoding phosphatidylethanolamine N-methyltransferase (Phosphatidylethanolamine methyltransferase (PEMT); catalyzes the first step in the conversion of phosphatidylethanolamine to phosphatidylcholine during the methylation pathway of phosphatidylcholine biosynthesis), with amino-acid sequence MSSCKTTLSEMVGSVTKDRGTINVEARTRSSNVTFKPPVTHDMVRSLFDPTLKKSLLEKCIALAIISNFFICYWVFQRFGLQFTKYFFLVQYLFWRIAYNLGIGLVLHYQSHYETLTNCAKTHAIFSKIPQNKDANSNFSTNSNSFSEKFWNFIRKFCQYEIRSKMPKEYDLFAYPEEINVWLIFRQFVDLILMQDFVTYIIYVYLSIPYSWVQIFNWRSLLGVILILFNIWVKLDAHRVVKDYAWYWGDFFFLEESELIFDGVFNISPHPMYSIGYLGYYGLSLICNDYKVLLVSVFGHYSQFLFLKYVENPHIERTYGDGTDSDSQMNSRIDDLISKENYDYSRPLINMGLSFNNFNKLRFTDYFTIGTVAALMLGTIMNARFINLNYLFITVFVTKLVSWLFISTILYKQSQSKWFTRLFLENGYTQVYSYEQWQFIYNYYLVLTYTLMIIHTGLQIWSNFSNINNSQLIFGLILVALQTWCDKETRLAISDFGWFYGDFFLSNYISTRKLTSQGIYRYLNHPEAVLGVVGVWGTVLMTNFAVTNIILAVLWTLTNFILVKFIETPHVNKIYGKTKRVSGVGKTLLGLKPLRQVSDIVNRIENIIIKSLVDESKNSNGGAELLPKNYQDNKEWNILIQEAMDSVATRLSPYCELKIENEQVETNFVLPTPVTLNWKMPIELYNGDDWIGLYKVIDTRADREKTRVGSGGHWSATSKDSYMNHGLRHKESVTEIKATEKYVQGKVTFDTSLLYFENGIYEFRYHSGNSHKVLLISTPFEISLPVLNTTTPELFEKDLTEFLTKVNVLKDGKFRPLGNKFFGMDSLKQLIKNSIGVELSSEYMRRVNGDAHVISHRAWDIKQTLDSLA
- the MTR3 gene encoding exosome non-catalytic core subunit MTR3 (Exosome non-catalytic core component; involved in 3'-5' RNA processing and degradation in both the nucleus and the cytoplasm; has similarity to E. coli RNase PH and to human hMtr3p (EXOSC6)), with the translated sequence MNVQDRRRLLGPAAAKPMAFSNTTTHVPEKKSTDLTPKGNESEQELSLHTGFIENCNGSALVEARSLGHQTSLITAVYGPRSIRGSFTSQGTISIQLKNGLLEKYNTNELKEVSSFLMGIFNSVVNLSRYPKSGIDIFVYLTYDKDLTNNPQDDDSQSKMMSSQISSLIPHCITSITLALADAGIELVDMAGAGEANGTVVSFIKNGEEIVGFWKDDGDDEDLLECLDRCKEQYNRYRDLMISCLMNQET
- the NSR1 gene encoding Nsr1p (Nucleolin, nucleolar protein that binds nuclear localization sequences; required for pre-rRNA processing and ribosome biogenesis; binds to single stranded telomeric DNA and mRNA; binds to G-quadruplex DNA; methylated by Hmt1p; interaction with Top1p and nucleolar localization are negatively regulated by lysine polyphosphorylation); its protein translation is MAKTTKVKGNKKEVKASKQAKEEKAKAVSSSSSESSSSSSSSSESESESESESESSSSSSSSDSESSSSSSSDSESEAETKKEESKDSSSSSSDSSSDEEEEEEKEETKKEESKESSSSDSSSSSSSDSESEKEESNDKKRKSEDAEEEEDEESSNKKQKNEETEEPATIFVGRLSWSIDDEWLKKEFEHIGGVIGARVIYERGTDRSRGYGYVDFENKSYAEKAIQEMQGKEIDGRPINCDMSTSKPAGNNDRAKKFGDTPSEPSDTLFLGNLSFNADRDAIFELFAKHGEVVSVRIPTHPETEQPKGFGYVQFSNMEDAKKALDALQGEYIDNRPVRLDFSSPRPNNDGGRGGSRGFGGRGGGRGGNRGFGGRGGARGGRGGFRPSGSGANTAPLGRSRNTASFAGSKKTFD